The genomic interval CGACTGTTCTCGGTCTTGAGCGAACAGGCAGTAAAACCTTTGGTTCTGTGTTTAACTGAAAGCTGTCTGCTCTGTCAGGGGAAGACGACAGGAACCAGAAACCATTTGATGTGCTAGAAAGAGCATCAGCCTGCAGAGGGAAGTCAGTTGCCATTGTTACCCCCACCCACCAGGATTGTTTGACCTCTACTCCAGGATGCCCCAAAGAAACCTCCCAGTAGTGTTGACCTGAAGTGAAGCCAGGGGTTCCCCTTATCGCTGTGAGACAGGTAACTGCTTTTAGATCAGGATGCTTCTTGTCTCTGAGCATACCATCTTTGATTGTGAGGTATGGATTTCCTTTATCCTCAAGTTCAATATTTACTGAAAAATTGAAACAAAGATTAGATTTGAATCAGAAAGAGTCATAATAGGCTGATGTATAATGTTTATGGTCAGTGTGATTCTCTTAAAAGTTTAGATTACCGTAATGCTTTTTAGCCTCTTCAAGAGCTGCCTTCTCAACTGAAACTTAgaacagatacagacacagtgAACATGGACTCGACACAACGCTCCAGCAAGTAAGGACAACAGTCTGCTATTATTTCAATTCAATACATGTCATGACAATAATGAGTTACTTCTTACCTTCTTGTAAAAGCTTCATATTCtctggaaacacaaaacacaaaaattaaCCCATGAGCCCAGATTTTTAGAGAACAGAAACTACTTGAAGGATTTCCACGACACTTGTGGAAagatgcggtatgggtcagggaagagtgcattacattttggtgtggatccggagAAAGGGGCGGatcaggaatttattttcactttctttaacgttgtgtacttgagtgttttttgtgtgtgacattttcactgttttcccagtgaataattcctggatcttgatgaaagaaatcaggaatatttaggggactgaccTCTGAGTGTGAGAAACTTGGGTTGATTGAATTTATTTGCTCTATTGAGTTAATAGTGAAATGTGCTCCATGTGATGTGTGAGGTATTTCTTACCCTCAGCTTGGTTGCTCTCTGGTTTGTCTTTCTTCCGTAAAACTAGAGGTGAAAAACAAGTAAAATTATTTGCAAGGATTTTCTGCATTCAAGTTCATTTAATAAATTTGGCTTTAGAAAATTGTGATGTGGGGAAAACTCTGACATTCTGCCGCtatattctgacattttatagaataaaattaGCATTAATGGAAATGTTGCAAAGCGCCTGATAAAGCACAGAATCAGTTAATACTCACATGAACATCACTTTAACACTATGATTTGTGACTTTCATTGTGCTGATGAATTTCTTcacataattcattcattcccCTTTTCATTGAGTGAAAGGTGATTTAAAGAAATTGACAACATGTACCTCTCTTTTTGATGTACAGCCATCCAAGTAAAGCTAACGCAGCCAAGAGGATTCGAATGAAGACCACCAATCCAGGCACCAATCCAGACACTAAGtaaaaaacaagacatattaatattattcttttattaatgTTCTATTTAAATTAAGAGACAGACAATTTTCTTTACCCTTTTtggcagctggaggagggaTTTCCAGCCGCACTCTTGCCTCCTTCGTGTCCATGTCAGAGAGTCCCACTGAGCAGGAAACCTCCGAGGAGCTTGGGACCAGCAGCCAGCTGTGGACTGACACAAGACCAGAAGAGACTTTGCCGTACTCCAAACTCTTTGGGGTCAGATTGTGCTTGTGGTCGGCCCAGTGCAGCTTCGGCCTCGGATACCAGCCTTCAGATTCACAGCTCAAATTCACCAGGTTTTCTTCTGCCCCCACCATTGACAGGAGCggagtgtttcctgtttctagAAGTGGGACGAAGATGAGGAAGATTTGATGTAAAGGTGGAGACAATTTTTTAGAATTGTGTTATTTTCCCCCCTGTCACTCACCTGTCACCTTGAGAGTGACACTTCCACGGTCATAACCCTGATCACTGCTCACATAACAAGTGTAATCTCCCTCGTCCTCAATCCCGACATTCAGCAGCTTCATGCTCACGTCTCCTGCTGCCAGCCCACCTGACGCTGCGTCCTTCAGGCCAAACGAGGCTCGGCCCACGTACGAAGACTCCTGGGCCATCTTTTTATTCTGATACAGTATGATCGGGGTATCGAAGTGATCATTGCGGTACCAGCGCACCTCCAGAGCCTCGGCACTCTGTGGTGGATTGAGCCAGCATGGTAGTGTGGTTTCTCTACCAAGTTGCTCTGAGACAGGCGACCTGACCAAAACCACGAGGCTCTTTGAAACTGCAACAGAATAAATGTTATTAGTCTagataatgttttttcttctgtattttggagataatataatattaagtGAAAAATTCCTTCCCAATTTCTCATCTAGTTATAACTTGTAACTAAACTGTACAACAGCATGTTTGacaatatattcattttatttagtaAAGGTACACATGGTAATGAACTAATTAGTTTCATGTTTATTATCTAGAAAAAATAATcgtccatccattcatccatccatctattgaTAACTCAGTAAAGGGTTGACCCAGTTATCTTGAAAGTGCCCTCAGGAAGTTACAAATTTATAGTCTTTTTCTATGTTTGTGGTTGATGATAAATTATGTTTAGTAAAGCTCCAATGAGCTCCTCTCAGCAAATAAAGTTTAATGTGATTTAGTGGAAATATAAAAGTTATTGCCATAATACTAAGTGATAACATGCATAAAAAGGTCAGACTTGAGAGTAAATACATTGTAAAATAGTGGAAAAGTGTAAATTAAACGGTTTACCAGGGGCAGCGCTTGACAAAGACGAGCAAAGAAGCAGCAAAAGGTGCACGTGGGTCATCACGTGTAAACCTGACAAATGAAAGGAGTATTAATTCAGTGAGGAGACACACATGATATATGATCCCTCAGGCTTTATTATCTGGTTTAAATCAGCACAGCTTGAATATGAACAGAATAAAGGTTAATATGGGTCTATCagagcaaaatgaaatgtaggCCTACCCATTGAAGTGGTGTGATCCCAGATGGAAATATCCTTCAAGCAAGTCCAGGTATTGACTTTAAAGACCGAAATCAGGACCTAGTTCAGATTTAGAAACACATCCAAGGTCACTTTATCGAGCTAATGTCCACGTGGAccttgaaaagagaaaatcacgTCCTCGAACAAAAAGGTTTGGTCTCGGTCTGCAGgtttactttcacttttgatATACGCAGTTCGGACATATAGCCACCGGGAGGCACCAATGAGCAGAGACACTGGTGGGAGCAGTATACTTACAAGCAGCAGTACAAGTATCTGTCCTTTTTAAAGTGTATGACGtattgctgtgttttcttaaacTGGACTGTAGAGTGAGTTTTACACTGAGGACACAACAGAAAGACGCCAGATCTCAGATTCATTGAGTTTATTGAAAAAAGCTGACGGTAAGTACAAACTtcatgaaatgatttaaaattcagtcaatgaaaagacaaaaggcataaaaagatgaacacatcaaatataaCATGAAAAATAGAATACAATAATACATTAATTCAGCCAGAATAATACTACTTCATATCTATCTAATAATTTTCATAGCTGCATTGCTGTATAACACGCAGAGCCCACAACACAAAGACTTtgctaaattaaattaaacaaattactCATTTATCTCTTGCAAACACTATAAAACTGTTTATGTGACAAAACATTCTAACATGCAATTTAGATGTTGTTTAGATGATACACTTTCGCAATTTTCTTAAGTCAGAACTTAAGTAAACATCAAGAATAACGTTCTTGATGTTTACCTGAAGACAAACAGGTTAACATCAAGAACGTTATCTGAAGGTTACATTTTTGCAACCTTTTGCGTAAGGTGCTAGAATGACTCCGCCCCTTTGGAGGTTGCTTGTATCCATGAAGCCTGAATTTATCTATTCTCCCCACGGTTCCTTATTCAAACCGAGTTCCAGGGCTGAATGTTAAAATACAGGCCTGTAGGTTATTAATGTTATATGagttaaaaagtaaagtaaatattaCTTGGGAgtgtatctccagatgattagCTTAAGGAGCTgatgggtcaaaggtcaacaaaaatattgacatttattacacacattttccaagaaaGCTCTGCAAACAATAGAGAAACAAtctagtatatatatatatatatatgcagtttATATATCCTCTACAGGATTAACAACAAGACCTaaatcttaatgaaaaataattcatgatcATATTGTGGGAATGATGATGATCATTATGGCGTCACTAAAGTGCTCAGTGCTTTAATGGAGCACACGGGATCCTGGTTGTGTTACAGAATGAGGGATTGTGGACACTGCTCCGAAATGTTGATGTGGTTTCTGACACGTGACTTTTCTGCGTCAAGGTGGACGGAACACACCAGGATCTGACCGGATGTTGTCTGATTCtgtgttcaaaataaaagtacaaagtcGGTAATGGTTAAGAAAAATTAAGACGATGCGTTATTTGACGGCACAATGTATATATAGTTAAATATACATGCAAGTGGTCgttcttaaataaaaaaataacatcagatTTCACTTTGATGAAATAGCTATTTGAGGCTATTTTGAAAAGACTGACCGGAAGTTGCTATTGTAAGTACGTTAGCTTTGACGCTACTGAATGTTGTTGTCTGGTACCACAGTCCAGTCAGACACCTAGCTCGTGTGTGGACGTCGGGTTGAAATGACCCCGAGCATTACGTGTGCAGTAAGTTAGCCTAGCGTTGTAGTATATGACAATATGAAATGATAGCTCGGGTTGC from Hippoglossus stenolepis isolate QCI-W04-F060 chromosome 23, HSTE1.2, whole genome shotgun sequence carries:
- the LOC118102533 gene encoding butyrophilin subfamily 1 member A1; this translates as MGLHVMTHVHLLLLLCSSLSSAAPVSKSLVVLVRSPVSEQLGRETTLPCWLNPPQSAEALEVRWYRNDHFDTPIILYQNKKMAQESSYVGRASFGLKDAASGGLAAGDVSMKLLNVGIEDEGDYTCYVSSDQGYDRGSVTLKVTETGNTPLLSMVGAEENLVNLSCESEGWYPRPKLHWADHKHNLTPKSLEYGKVSSGLVSVHSWLLVPSSSEVSCSVGLSDMDTKEARVRLEIPPPAAKKVSGLVPGLVVFIRILLAALALLGWLYIKKRVLRKKDKPESNQAEENMKLLQEVSVEKAALEEAKKHYVNIELEDKGNPYLTIKDGMLRDKKHPDLKAVTCLTAIRGTPGFTSGQHYWEVSLGHPGVEVKQSWWVGVTMATDFPLQADALSSTSNGFWFLSSSPDRADSFQLNTEPKVLLPVRSRPRTVGVYLNYDGGELSFYNVEDESVIGSFTAPFQGDVFPFFNPGIGDPGPMKILKRTEQGECNDTGNNERAQEPES